In one window of Henckelia pumila isolate YLH828 chromosome 1, ASM3356847v2, whole genome shotgun sequence DNA:
- the LOC140872488 gene encoding uncharacterized protein: protein MTAVFDPVMKEHLRRIKDHVTYTTYLGCKIQNELIQMLASEVRKTILAKVRRAKYFSIILDCTPDVSHKEQMSIVIRCLDDSESSTKVEEYWVQYLEVDDTSGLGIFMHIKNALVNLDLDINDIRGQGYDNGSNMKGRHKEGIILFLEEFREDGYDKAMVEAKEMTCEMGIEAVFQEKRVVRRKKNNLVKLQLTDDEVLLRSCKNLESSLTHRGCSDISGDDLFSELTFLKCSLPREAKTTIDVVNYLKKMDGCFSNAQIAYKILLTIPVTVASAERSFSKLKLIKTFLRSTMSEERLNGLAMLSIEKEVTEQLDYTDLISIFSSKIVRRVAF from the exons ATGACCGCAGTGTTTGATCCAGTAATGAAAGAGCACCTCCGGAGGATTAAAGACCATGTGACTTACACTACATATCTCGGTTGCAAAATTCAGAATGAGTTGATACAGATGTTGGCAAGTGAGGTAAGAAAAACAATACTTGCAAAGGTTAGAAgagcaaaatatttttcaatcatATTAGATTGTACTCCTGATGTCAGTCATAAGGAGCAAATGTCCATTGTCATACGATGTTTAGATGATTCAGAAAGTTCCACAAAAGTAGAAGAATATTGGGTGCAATATTTAGAGGTTGATGATACTTCGGGACTTGGGATTTTTATGCATATTAAAAATGCTTTAGTCAATCTTGATCTTGACATTAATGATATTAGAGGTCAAGGATATGATAATGGATCTAATATGAAAGGGAGGCATAAAG AaggaattattttatttctagaGGAATTTAGAGAAGATGGTTATGATAAAGCCATGGTTGAAGCTAAAGAAATGACTTGTGAGATGGGCATTGAAGCTGTTTTTCAAGAGAAACGCGTTGttcgaagaaaaaaaaacaatttggtGAAA CTACAACTTACAGATGATGAAGTATTGTTGAGATCTTGTAAGAATCTTGAAAGTTCTTTGACTCATAGGGGTTGTTCTGATATTAGTGGGGATGATTTATTCTCAGAGTTGACATTCCTGAAGTGTTCATTACCAAGAGAAGCCAAAACAACCATTGATGTAGTGAATTACTTAAAGAAAATGGATGGTTGTTTCTCAAATGCTCAAATTGCTTATAAAATTTTGTTGACTATCCCGGTTACAGTAGCGAGTGCAGAACGAAGTTTCTCAAAGTTAAAGCTTATCAAAACTTTTCTACGATCAACCATGTCAGAAGAAAGATTGAATGGATTGGCTATGTTGTCAATTGAGAAAGAAGTTACTGAACAACTTGATTATACAGACTTAATTAGTATTTTTAGCTCCAAAATTGTAAGGAGGGTTGCATTTTAG
- the LOC140872494 gene encoding uncharacterized protein, with translation MINGHAGVLAELVQVCPLAAREKVDGGGNALHLCVKYDRLECLETLVPVLNEEVIVNAKDNDGDTIMHISYKGYKSRGTRTQPVKWLTKKRDSIMVVAILIATMAFQAALMLDLGSLSCPRRSGSLKFNFDIQNFLGHSYSLNKSFIGC, from the exons ATGATTAATGGACATGCCGGTGTGTTGGCAGAGCTGGTTCAGGTGTGCCCGCTTGCTGCTCGAGAGAAGGTAGACGGAGGCGGAAACgcgttgcatttatgtgttaaATATGATAGATTGGAGTGCCTGGAGACTTTGGTGCCTGTCTTGAATGAGGAGGTAATTGTGAATGCCAAGGATAATGATGGGGACACCATAATGCATATAAGCTATAAGGGATA CAAATCAAGAGGCACCCGAACCCAACCGGTCAAGTGGCTAACCAAAAAACGAGACTCGATAATGGTGGTGGCAATCCTTATAGCAACAATGGCTTTTCAAGCCGCATTGATGTtggatctcggatctctatcgtgcCCAAgacgcagcggaagtttaaaatttaattttgacatTCAAAATTTTCTTGGGCACTCGTATAGTTTAAATAAATCATTCATAGGGTGTTAA